GATCACGCCCGCGTTGCTCGGCATGACCTTCTTCAGGATCTGCTTGAGGCGGCTGCGCTCCTTGTCGGGGAGCTTGCGGCTGATGCCGGTCATCGAGCCGTCCGGCACGTACACCAGGTAGCGGCCGGGCAGCGAGACCTGGCTGGTCAGCCGGGCGCCCTTGTGGCCGAGGGGGTCCTTGGTGACCTGCACCAGCACCGACTGGCCGGACTTCAGCGCCGACTCGATGCGGCGCGGCTGCCCCACCAGCCCGGCGACGTCCCAGTTGACCTCGCCCGCGTACAGGACGGCGTTGCGGCCCTTGCCGATGTCGACGAACGCGGCCTCCATCGACGGCAGGACGTTCTGCACCTTGCCGAGGTACACGTTGCCGACGTACGACTGGTGCGTCGCGCGGTTCACGTAGTGCTCGACCAGCACGTCGTCCTCGAGGACGGCGATCTGGGTGCGCTCGCCCTCCTGCCGTACGACCATGACCCGCTCGACCGACTCGCGGCGCGCCAGGAACTCCGCCTCGGTGATCACCGGCGGGCGGCGGCGGCCCTGCTCGCGGCCCTCCCGGCGGCGCTGCTTCTTGGCCTCCAGGCGGGTCGACCCGCGGACGGACTGGACCTCGTCCTCGACCGCGCGCGACTCGCGGACGTGCACGACGGTGTTCGGCGGATCGTCGGTGCCGCCGCCCTCGCCGTCGCCGCCGGAACGGCGCCTGCGCCGACGCCGGCGCCGGCTCGTCCCGTTCTGGCCGGACTCGTCGTCGTCGCCCGCGTCGGACTCGGCCTCCTCGGCCGCCTCCTTGACGTCCTTCTCCTTGGACTCCTTGGCGTCCTTGGCCTTCGCCGCCTTGGAGCGGTCGGTCTTGGACCGGTCCTTCGGCTTGTCGGCCTTGCCCTTGTCCGCGGGGGCCTTGTCGGCGGGGGCCTGTTCGTCGTCGGCGTCCTCGGCGGCGCCCTGGGGCTCGTCGTCGACGCCGTCCTTGCCGTTGCGGCCCCGGCCGCGGCCGCCGCGGCGGCGCCTGCGGCGGGACGGTCGGTCGTCGGAGTCGTCGGCGTCGGACGGGCGCTCGTCGCGGTCGTCGCGGTCGTCCCGCTCCTCGCGATCGTCGCGGTCGTCGCGCTCCTCGTCGGCGGCCTCGCGCTCGGCCGTCTCGGCGGCGGCCTTGACCGCCTCCTCGCGGCGGGCGGTTTCCTCGGGCTTGGGCTGCGGCGGCTGGAACACCACCATGGGCGGCTGGAAGGTCACGCCGGGGACGGCGATGCCGCTCGCGGGCTCGGTCTCGGAGACCTGGTCGCCACCGGGGCTCGCCCCGGCCACCGGGACGGAGGGGACCTCCGGCACGGACGGGACGGCGGGCGGGACGGTCGGCGGGGGCGGCACCTCGGCGGACGCGGCGGGCGGCTCGGCGACCTCGGCGGCCGGTTCGGCGGGCGCGGCGGTGCGGCGGCGGGTGCGGGTCCGGGACGCGGGGGCCTTCTCGGTCTTCTCCGCCTTCGCGGTCTTCTTCGCGGGCGCGGCGGCCGCCGCGGGCTCGTCCTGGATCTCCGGGGACGTCTCGGCGCCGGTCGGCGGCACGGCCTCCGGCGTCTCCGCGGGCTCCGCGGCCTTCGTGCTCTTGCGGGTCCGCGTCCGGGTGGTCTTCTTCGCGGGCGCCGGCTCCTCGACCGGCGCGGCCTCGACGGCCGGCTCCTGCGCGGCCTCTTCCGCGGCGGGCTCCTCCGCCGCCTCCTCCTCGGGAAGCTCCTCCTCCGCGGCCTCCGCCGGGGCGGGCGGTTCCGGGGTCTTCTCCTCGACCTCGGGCGGCGGGCCCGCGGGACGGCTGGCGCGGCGGCGCGGGCGCGACGTCACGCCCGAAGCCGCCGTTCCGTTCGTCTCGCTCGCGGCGCCTGTCTCGTTATCGGTGCCTTCGGTCTGTGCCGAATCGGCTTCGTTCTCTAGCATCCGGGCAATCTCCCGTCAGGCTCCCGGGCGCGACCACGCGTTCCGCCCTCCGGCGGATCGGTGCGGTGCGCCGCACGGGAACTCTCCGTCAGTCGGTGTCGCCACCGCCGTCGTCCGGCGGTGCCGACGAAGTCGTCGGGGGTGCGCCCACCGTCCCTGCGGGCCGGTTCCGTGTCACCACGGCTTCGGCCTCACGGGCGGGCGCCGACGGCATCCGCGCTCGCGGGTTCCCCGGGCCGCGACCCATGCGGGTCGCCGGTCGCCGTGGCGTCGTCGCCGGACGGCGGGCCGATCTCCCGGTCGGGATCCAGGGGATCCCCGAGGCCACCGGTGGCCGCGTCCAGAGGCCCCTGCGCCAGCCTGGTCACCAGTGGCGGTGACGGCGGCGCGAGGTCGGCGATCTGGCGCAGACCGGTGAGGATGTCGTCGGGTCGAACGGCGGGTGTGGAATGCCGAACAACCATTCGAAGTATCGCACAAGGGGCATCCGCCGCCTCCGCGGCGCGCCGGTCCGGCTCGCAGGCCTCCGCCTCGAGCACGCTGACGGCGGCGCGCACGTCGAAACGGCGCAGCCCCTTCTTGGTGAGGCGCTCGACCTCGATGACGCCGGCGTCCAGGAAGGCGGACACGGCCGCGGCGGCGTCGCCCGCGGGCACGCCGTCCAGCCGGATCCGCCACTCGGACGCCTCGAGCCGATCGGCGAACGCGCCCGGTTTCACCGGCGCGTCTCCGGCGCCGCCCGCCCGTACCGGTACGACATCGACGATGTCGAGACCGGACGGCAGGGCCGCGTCGAGATCGGCCCGCACCCGCGCAGGGTCGCGGGTCTCGGTAAGCCCGATTTCGAGGTACTCGGCCTCACTGGCAACCCCGGTCGCCGCCGCACCCGCGTACGAGATCTTCGGGTGGGGGGTGAATCCGGCGCTGAACGCGACGGGAATCCCGGCGCGCCGTACGGCGCGTTCCACGGCCCGGGAGATGTCGCGGTGGCTCGTGAACCGCAGCCTGCCGCGCCTGGCATAACGGACGCGCAGGCGCTGGGTCACGGGGGCCGGTGCCGGTCCCTCCGGCTTGGGTGCCAGGGCTCTCGTCCTTCCTACTCGTGCCGAGTGTGAAAACGTCTCCCTATAGAGTACGGTGCCCCCGCCCCCGTTGAAGACGCCCGACCCCGGTCACCCGCCCGGACCGGCGTGCAGAACGTGGTTTCAGACCACCGAAAGGGGAAGCAACTTCTTACCGGTGGGGCCGATCTGGATCTCGGTGCCCATGGTGGGGCAGACGCCGCAGTCGTAGCAGGGCGTCCAGCGGCAGTCCTCGACCTCGGTCTCGTCGACGGCGTCCTGCCAGTCCTGCCAGAGCCATTCGCGGTCGAGACCGGCGTCGAGGTGGTCCCAGGGCAGGACCTCGACCTCGTCGCGCTCCCGCAGGGTGTACCAGTCGAGATCGACGGGCTCGCCGGCGAGGGCCCGCTCGGTACAGGCCGTCCAGCGGTCGTAGGAGAAGTGCTCGCTCCAGCCGTCGAAGCGGCCGCCGTCCTCCCAGACGGCGCGGACGACGCGGCCGACGCGGCGGTCGCCGCGCGACAGCAGCCCCTCGATGACGGACGGCTGGCCGTCGTGGTAGCGCAGGCCGATCGCGCGGCCGTACTCCTTGTCGCCGCGCAGTGCGTCCTTGAGGGCGCGCAGCCGGGCGTCGACGGTCTCGTGGTCGCACTGGGCGGCCCACTGGAACGGGGTGTGCGGCTTGGGCACGAACCCGCCGATCGAGACCGTGCAGCGGATGTCCCGGCGGCCGGTCGCCTCGCGCCCGGCGGCGATGACACGCTTGGCCATGTCGGCGATGGCGAGGACGTCCTCGTCCTCCTCGGTGGGCAGGCCGCACATGAAGTACAGCTTGACCTGGCGCCAGCCGTTCTCGTAGGCGGTGGTGACGGTGCGGATCAGGTCGTCCTCGGTGACCATCTTGTTGATCACCTTGCGCATCCGCTCGGAGCCGCCCTCGGGCGCGAACGTGAGGCCGGAACGGCGGCCGCCGCGCGAGAACTCGTTGGCGAGGGTGATGTTGAAGGCGTCCACCCGGGTGGACGGCAGGGAGAGGGAGGTGTTGGTGCCCTCGTAGCGGTCGCCGAGGCCCTTGGCGACGTCGCCGATCTCGCTGTGGTCGGCGCTGGACAGGCTCAGCAGGCCCACTTCCTGGAAGCCCGACTCCTTCAGGCCCGTCTCGACCATGTCGCCGATGGTGGTGATCGACCGTTCCCGGACGGGGCGGGTGATCATCCCGGCCTGGCAGAACCGGCAGCCGCGGGTGCAGCCGCGGAAGATCTCGACGCTGTACCGCTCGTGCACGGTCTCGGCGAGGGGGACGAGCGGCTTCTTCGGGTACGGCCACTGGTCGAGGTCCATGACGGTGTGCTTCTCGACCCGCCACGGGACGCCCGGACGGTTCGGCGCGACCCGCTGGATACGGCCGTCCGGCAGGTAGTCGACGTCGTAGAACCGCGGGACGTACACGCCGCCGGACGCCGCGAGGCGCAGCAGGACCTCGTCGCGGCCGCCGGGCGAGCCTTCGGCCTTCCACTCGCGGACGACCTCGGTGATCGCCAGGACGATCTCCTCGCCGTCGCCGAGGACGGCGGCGTCGACGAAGTCGGCGATGGGTTCGGGGTTGAACGCGGCGTGCCCGCCCGCGACGACGATCGGATGGTCGGCGGTGCGGTCGGCGGCGTCCAGCGGGATGCCGGCGAGGTCGAGCGCGGTCAGCAGGTTGGTGTAGCCGAGTTCGGTGGAGAACGACACGCCGAACAGGTCGAACGCGCCGACCGGACGGTGCGCGTCCACGGTGAACTGCGGAACGCCGTGCTCCCGCATCACGGCCTCCATGTCCGGGAACACCGCGTAGGTGCGTTCCGCGAGGACGCCGTCGCGCTCGTTCAGGATCTCGTAGAGGATCTGCACACCCTGGTTCGGGAGCCCGACCTCGTAGGCGTCCGGGTACATCAGCGCCCACCGGACTTCGGCGTCGTCCCAATCCTTGACCTGGGAGTTCAGCTCGCCGCCGACGTACTGAATCGGCTTCTGCACGCCCGGGAGCAGGGGCTCCAGCCGCGGGAAGATCGACTCGATGGGCATGGCGGTGTCCTCCGTGCAGTGGACATGGGATCGGACGGTCCAGCCTACCGATTCGCCGTCGCGCGTCGAACGGGTCAGTCGAAGGGCCGGCGGCGCAGGTGGACGGCCTGCAGCAGGCCGAACCCGATCATGTTCGCGAACGTCGCGGAGCCGCCGTAGGACACGAACGGCAACGGCAGGCCGGTGATCGGCATGAGCCCGATCGTCATGCCGATGTTCTGGAACGCCTGGTAGCCGAACCAGCAGACGACGCCGGTCGCGACGAGCGTCCCGAACAGGTCGGCGGCCTGGGTGGCGATGCGCAGCCCGCGCCACAGGATGACACCGGTCAGCAGCACGATCACCGCGGCGCCGATGAAGCCGAGCTCCTCCCCCGCGACCGTGAAGATGAAGTCGGTCTGCTGCTCGGGGACGAAATTGCCGCTGGTCTGCTCGCCCTGGAACAGGCCCTGCCCGTCGACGCCGCCGGAGCCGACGGCGATGCGCGACTGGCGGGCGTTGTAGCCGGCGCCGCGCGGGTCGGCCTCGGGGTCGAGGAACGCGGTGAACCGGTCGATCTGGTAGTCCTCCAGCAGCCCGAAGAACCACACCGAGAAGATCGCGAACGCGGCGCCGCCGACCAGCCCGAACATCCACCGCTTGCGCGTCCCGGAGATCACCAGCATGCCGAAGACGACCGCGATGAACACCAGCGTGGTGCCGAGGTCGGGCTGCATCAGGATCAGCACGGCGGGGACGCCCGCGAGGACGAGCGCGAACAGGATGTCGCGGGTGCCGGGGCCGATCTCGCCGTCCCGGGGCTCGCCGAGGATCATCGCGAGCAGCACGACGAGGCCGACCTTGGCGAACTCCGACGGCTGCATCTGCAGCCCGCCGCCGATGACGATCCACGAGTGCGACCCGTTGATCGTCGCGCCGAGCGGGGTGAGGACGGCGACGAGGCCCGCGCAGGCCAGGCCGTACAGGATCGGGACGTACGCGCGCAGCAGCCGGTAGTCCAGCAGCGACACCACGGCGCCGAGCGTGAACCCGATCAGCATGTTGACCGCGTGCCGCTTGACGAAACCGTTGGGGTCCTCGCCCTGCTCGGCCAGCGTGTGGAACGTCGCGGAGCGGACCAGCAGCGCGCCGAGCACCGACAGGGCGAGCACCGCCAGGCACAGCGGCAGGTCGAGCCCGCGCAGGCCGGAGAGCCGGCCGCGCCACCGCGACCGCGTCGCGTACCCCTCGACCGTCCCGGCCTTGGCCCCGGTGATCACGGCGCCGCGCCCTGCGCCGGCGCCGCGCCCTGGTCCGGCACCGGCGGCACCCCGGTCGGGAGGCGCCCGTCGTCCAGGATGGGCTCACGGTCCTTCGTCCCGTACATGGCGTCCCAGATGTTGCGGACGATCACACCGGACGTCGAGGCGCCGAAGCCGCCCTGCGAGACCATCGCGACGATCGCGTAGCGGGGGTTCTTCACCGGGCCGAAGGACGCGAACCAGGACATGTCCTCCTGGCCCCAGCGTTCGGCGGTTCCCGTCTTGCCGCCCACGGCGACGCGCTTGAAGTCGAACCCGCTGAACGCCCCGGCGGCGGTGCCCTTCTTCGGGACCTCCGCGAGCGCGTCCCGCATGTACGCGAGGAGCTTCTCGTCGACGGGGAGCTTCGCCGGCTCCGGTGCCGGGATCTCCCGGACGACCGAGCCGTCGTGCCGGACGACCGCGACGCCGATCCGCGGCGTGTGCAGCTTCCCGCCGTTGGCGAGGGCGGCGTACGCGCGGACGAGCTGCAGCGGCGTCACCATCACGTTGCCCTGCCCGATCGACAGGTTCGCGGCGTCGCCGGCGCGCCACACCATGCCCTCGGCGCAGTTCTCGTGGGCGACCTGCTTGAGGTAGGCGGCGCGGGCCGGGTCGGTCTTGGCGACCTTCGGGTAGCCCGTCTTGGCGTGCTTGCAGCTCGCGTCCTTGGTGGCCTCCCAGTACTCGCGCTTCCACTTCGCGTCGGGGATGCGGCCCTCGCTCTCGGCGGGCAGGTCGATCCCGGTGCGGGAGCCGAACCCGAAGTCGCGGGCCGTCTCCACCATCGGGTTCTTGGCGTCCAGCGGCGCCTTCCGGCCGCCGTTCTTGAGCCACATCTCGTGCGCGAACTTGTAGAAGATCGTGTCGCAGGACTTCACGAGCGCGGTGTGCAGGTTCATCGGGCCGAGGTTGGCGCTCTGGAAGTTGTTGAACGCGCGGCTGCCGACCATGTACGAGCCGGGGCAGTTGTAGGTGCCGTGCAGGTCGTACCCGGCGCGGATCGCGGCGGCCACCGACGACACCTTGAAGGTGGAGCCGGGCGGGCCCATGCCCTGCGTGACCCGGGAGATCAGCGGGTTGCCGTTCTTCTCGCCGAGCAGGGCGTCGTACTTCTCCTGGGAGATGCCGCCGGTCCAGACGCTCGGGTCGTAGGTCGGGAAGCTCGCCATCGCGATCATCTGGCCGGTCTGGACGTCCATGACCACGGCCGCGCCGGAGTCGGCGGGCCGGCCGGCCTTGCGGGCGGCGTCGATGCCCTCCTTCAGCGCCTTCTCCGCGGCGCCCTGCACCCCGGCGTCGATGCTGGTGACGATGTTGTTCCCGGTGAGGGGTTCCTTCTCCTCGGCGATGCCGGTGACGCGGCCCTGGCTGTCGACCAGCACCCGGCGGTACCCGGCCTCGCCGCGCAGCTCCTTGTCGTACTGCGCCTCCAGCCCGGCGCGGCCGACGAGGTCGACGGCGCTGTACCCGGTGACCTTGATCCCCTGCCGCTCCGCCATCTCCT
The nucleotide sequence above comes from Actinomadura algeriensis. Encoded proteins:
- a CDS encoding Rne/Rng family ribonuclease yields the protein MLENEADSAQTEGTDNETGAASETNGTAASGVTSRPRRRASRPAGPPPEVEEKTPEPPAPAEAAEEELPEEEAAEEPAAEEAAQEPAVEAAPVEEPAPAKKTTRTRTRKSTKAAEPAETPEAVPPTGAETSPEIQDEPAAAAAPAKKTAKAEKTEKAPASRTRTRRRTAAPAEPAAEVAEPPAASAEVPPPPTVPPAVPSVPEVPSVPVAGASPGGDQVSETEPASGIAVPGVTFQPPMVVFQPPQPKPEETARREEAVKAAAETAEREAADEERDDRDDREERDDRDDRDERPSDADDSDDRPSRRRRRRGGRGRGRNGKDGVDDEPQGAAEDADDEQAPADKAPADKGKADKPKDRSKTDRSKAAKAKDAKESKEKDVKEAAEEAESDAGDDDESGQNGTSRRRRRRRRRSGGDGEGGGTDDPPNTVVHVRESRAVEDEVQSVRGSTRLEAKKQRRREGREQGRRRPPVITEAEFLARRESVERVMVVRQEGERTQIAVLEDDVLVEHYVNRATHQSYVGNVYLGKVQNVLPSMEAAFVDIGKGRNAVLYAGEVNWDVAGLVGQPRRIESALKSGQSVLVQVTKDPLGHKGARLTSQVSLPGRYLVYVPDGSMTGISRKLPDKERSRLKQILKKVMPSNAGVIVRTAAEGATEEELARDVSRLAAQWENIQKKVKTASAPSLLYGEPDLTIRVVRDIFNEDFSKLVVSGAGAWDTISEYVEYVAPHLADRVERWTDDDDVLGAFRIDEQIAKALDRKVWLPSGGSLVIDRTEAMTVVDVNTGKFTGQGGNLEETVTRNNLEAAEEIVRQLRLRDIGGIVVIDFIDMVLESNRDLVLRRLVECLSRDRTKHQVAEVTSLGLVQMTRKRVGQGLLDAFSEPCESCNGRGIHVHLSPVEPKADKDAGGRRRKRKGEVEKAVEEKLAKSEKADAKAGRAETRPEPPAKAEPARARKGRAARSTAAEQPEQSEPSAPAAEEAAAPVAEPVRTRPKRSGPAKRPAGPPPEPDADEAQPAQAEVEAAQAAAETADVAPGTLDAAEPEPVAVQANGASNGAARTAATDEPAEAPAEAAAGGEGDGEADAGAPRRRTRRSRVAAQAADGAED
- a CDS encoding TIGR03960 family B12-binding radical SAM protein translates to MPIESIFPRLEPLLPGVQKPIQYVGGELNSQVKDWDDAEVRWALMYPDAYEVGLPNQGVQILYEILNERDGVLAERTYAVFPDMEAVMREHGVPQFTVDAHRPVGAFDLFGVSFSTELGYTNLLTALDLAGIPLDAADRTADHPIVVAGGHAAFNPEPIADFVDAAVLGDGEEIVLAITEVVREWKAEGSPGGRDEVLLRLAASGGVYVPRFYDVDYLPDGRIQRVAPNRPGVPWRVEKHTVMDLDQWPYPKKPLVPLAETVHERYSVEIFRGCTRGCRFCQAGMITRPVRERSITTIGDMVETGLKESGFQEVGLLSLSSADHSEIGDVAKGLGDRYEGTNTSLSLPSTRVDAFNITLANEFSRGGRRSGLTFAPEGGSERMRKVINKMVTEDDLIRTVTTAYENGWRQVKLYFMCGLPTEEDEDVLAIADMAKRVIAAGREATGRRDIRCTVSIGGFVPKPHTPFQWAAQCDHETVDARLRALKDALRGDKEYGRAIGLRYHDGQPSVIEGLLSRGDRRVGRVVRAVWEDGGRFDGWSEHFSYDRWTACTERALAGEPVDLDWYTLRERDEVEVLPWDHLDAGLDREWLWQDWQDAVDETEVEDCRWTPCYDCGVCPTMGTEIQIGPTGKKLLPLSVV
- a CDS encoding TIGR03936 family radical SAM-associated protein, with translation MTQRLRVRYARRGRLRFTSHRDISRAVERAVRRAGIPVAFSAGFTPHPKISYAGAAATGVASEAEYLEIGLTETRDPARVRADLDAALPSGLDIVDVVPVRAGGAGDAPVKPGAFADRLEASEWRIRLDGVPAGDAAAAVSAFLDAGVIEVERLTKKGLRRFDVRAAVSVLEAEACEPDRRAAEAADAPCAILRMVVRHSTPAVRPDDILTGLRQIADLAPPSPPLVTRLAQGPLDAATGGLGDPLDPDREIGPPSGDDATATGDPHGSRPGEPASADAVGARP
- the mrdA gene encoding penicillin-binding protein 2, with translation MNPRTHFRLVVLYVLVGALLLVLLGRLWTLQILDGERYASIAAQNRTRDIVVPALRGMILDDKGRPLARNKSSLVVSVDRTALARQEDGGEAVLRRLAEVLDTTYEEIRQKIRLCGPTVQRPCWPGSPYQPIPVEDHTDPRAALQIVERKEDFPGITAQIQSTRVYPEPYGASAVQTLGYLQPITEEEMAERQGIKVTGYSAVDLVGRAGLEAQYDKELRGEAGYRRVLVDSQGRVTGIAEEKEPLTGNNIVTSIDAGVQGAAEKALKEGIDAARKAGRPADSGAAVVMDVQTGQMIAMASFPTYDPSVWTGGISQEKYDALLGEKNGNPLISRVTQGMGPPGSTFKVSSVAAAIRAGYDLHGTYNCPGSYMVGSRAFNNFQSANLGPMNLHTALVKSCDTIFYKFAHEMWLKNGGRKAPLDAKNPMVETARDFGFGSRTGIDLPAESEGRIPDAKWKREYWEATKDASCKHAKTGYPKVAKTDPARAAYLKQVAHENCAEGMVWRAGDAANLSIGQGNVMVTPLQLVRAYAALANGGKLHTPRIGVAVVRHDGSVVREIPAPEPAKLPVDEKLLAYMRDALAEVPKKGTAAGAFSGFDFKRVAVGGKTGTAERWGQEDMSWFASFGPVKNPRYAIVAMVSQGGFGASTSGVIVRNIWDAMYGTKDREPILDDGRLPTGVPPVPDQGAAPAQGAAP
- the rodA gene encoding rod shape-determining protein RodA, with the translated sequence MITGAKAGTVEGYATRSRWRGRLSGLRGLDLPLCLAVLALSVLGALLVRSATFHTLAEQGEDPNGFVKRHAVNMLIGFTLGAVVSLLDYRLLRAYVPILYGLACAGLVAVLTPLGATINGSHSWIVIGGGLQMQPSEFAKVGLVVLLAMILGEPRDGEIGPGTRDILFALVLAGVPAVLILMQPDLGTTLVFIAVVFGMLVISGTRKRWMFGLVGGAAFAIFSVWFFGLLEDYQIDRFTAFLDPEADPRGAGYNARQSRIAVGSGGVDGQGLFQGEQTSGNFVPEQQTDFIFTVAGEELGFIGAAVIVLLTGVILWRGLRIATQAADLFGTLVATGVVCWFGYQAFQNIGMTIGLMPITGLPLPFVSYGGSATFANMIGFGLLQAVHLRRRPFD